A region from the bacterium genome encodes:
- the nadC gene encoding carboxylating nicotinate-nucleotide diphosphorylase, with protein sequence MGFTDYLWLRPIITAALAEDIEHGDLTTRLCVREDIECQARIFSREKGIVAGLEVAKAVFKEIEPELAVRLKVKEGNRVKENELVASLEGPARGILTAERTALNFLGRLSGIATLTSEFVNKVEGLGVKIFDTRKTTPGLRALEKYAVRVGGGYNHRFSLSDGILIKDNHLKVSGGIESAVELARSEGPCLLKIEVEVETIEEVDEAVSAGADVILLDNFTPEKLKEAVVLARQKNSHILLEASGGVTLETVDTVARSGVDMISIGHLTSSAKSMDYSLEID encoded by the coding sequence ATGGGATTTACAGACTATTTATGGTTAAGACCTATTATTACGGCCGCCTTAGCTGAAGATATCGAGCACGGGGATTTGACGACCCGGCTATGCGTTAGAGAAGATATTGAGTGTCAGGCCAGGATTTTTTCCAGAGAAAAAGGAATAGTCGCTGGACTGGAGGTGGCTAAGGCTGTCTTTAAGGAGATAGAACCTGAGCTGGCCGTTAGGCTTAAAGTGAAAGAAGGCAATAGGGTTAAAGAAAACGAGCTGGTCGCCTCTCTTGAGGGACCAGCCAGGGGTATCCTGACGGCAGAACGAACAGCCTTAAATTTTCTGGGAAGGTTATCCGGAATTGCCACCCTCACTTCTGAATTTGTTAACAAGGTTGAGGGCTTGGGCGTCAAAATCTTTGATACTCGAAAGACTACGCCGGGACTTCGTGCCCTGGAAAAATACGCGGTCAGAGTTGGAGGAGGCTACAACCACCGTTTTAGTCTGAGCGATGGGATTCTGATCAAAGACAATCACCTCAAGGTATCAGGAGGAATTGAATCGGCCGTAGAACTTGCCAGGTCCGAAGGTCCCTGCCTGCTTAAAATAGAGGTAGAGGTAGAGACCATAGAAGAAGTTGATGAGGCTGTTTCGGCGGGAGCAGATGTTATCCTGTTAGACAATTTTACCCCTGAGAAATTGAAAGAGGCCGTGGTCTTGGCCAGGCAGAAAAATTCTCATATCCTTCTTGAGGCCTCAGGGGGAGTCACCCTTGAGACAGTGGATACCGTAGCCCGCTCTGGGGTAGATATGATTTCTATCGGCCATCTGACCAGTTCGGCTAAGTCAATGGATTATAGTTTGGAGATAGACTAA